In Paralichthys olivaceus isolate ysfri-2021 chromosome 12, ASM2471397v2, whole genome shotgun sequence, the genomic window AAAGCCGTGCTTCTCCTCAATGACAAATGTATTGTACAAACTCCAGGGAAGTCCAGTTATGGCGCTGAACAGGGTGGCAAGCGTCAGGAACATGAGGGACTGGGTGATCTCGTAATCTGAACCAAATCCAAAGCGGCTTGTCACTGAGCAAGCAACGCCCCACAGAAATGGGATTCCACCAAGGAGCAGGATCaactaaaataaagaaataaaataaaaatcaaactcTTCTGAAACTATACATCACAAATATCTCTGTAATTCAATCCACTGCATGTTCGTACCGTCCCCTCAGTCTCAGAGTAGAGTCCAGACCAAAAGCTGAAGTTGCTTTTATCCAGCTGATAAAGACGTGACTTCTCAAACGTTGCAGAATCCATGATCTTCCCGAGCTCCTGCGGTACATGTGTTGTTGATCTGTATATCCTCCTCTGTAGAGCAGATAAATCCGATCCGGGGTTATCACAGATAACAAGGGGAACCAGACTAATTCATGTAAAGTATTTCAGACACATCACAAGTCCTTTGTTGAATTGAAACTTTCTCAGGTGTCAGGCAACATGATAACTAACTGATAAAATGCCCTCAAGAATGATTACATTGACACTAACATACATAATGTTTCTTGTATTGTAAGACAACGATGCCCATCAAATCAAATGAGATGTTTTAGTCACTCAACTTCCTGTCACATATAAATTAGTTCTCAGGTaaatttgttttctgtaaaatgtcaaaatagaAATTCAATAAACTCCACACTACTGGGATACAACAATCATTcacatatatctgtgtgtgtattagctTTTTGTGGCAGCTGTGTGTAGCTGTGCTTTTCCTCTCCAGCAAACTGTTGTCTGCATCGTCTCATCTACATTGAGAGCTACTGAAAACTAGACTAGATCTTTTTGTGTTGACCTGATTGACAAATAAAGTTGCTACTGATTCTGTCTTGTCATTGAGCTTTGTCTGCATCATGTTCTTCCTCAGCTCCATTTCACTGACTTCCCCAACCAAAACCAAAGAGAAGTCAGTTGTGCAATTCAGATACTGAAGAGCTGAACATACTGTATAATTACAAAATGCTAATAATAAATACTCATATTTATCAATACTCTTTTGCATCTTTATTTATTAGCATTGTTTTGAATCCTAGTTTAGTTTGAgattctattgttttatttcattgtattcGCTTTTTAGATTCTAGTGATTCATTTCATTGATGCTTACAGGGACCTCAGTATTTAGTTCCCTCTCGTGCACCTCATGTTTTGGAATGACAATAAATCTTCTTGAATCTCGATTAGTTCCTTCATTTTATAAATCGAGACGATATAATCATAGTCTATCTGCCAGCTTCTTCTGACTGCATTCAAGATGTACTATAAATTGAGTTAAATAACGGAACACACTCATCAAAAGTTTGTAGTGAGAAGATAATGCACAACAGAGAGGCCTTTTCTAACCATGATACAACACTAAAATATCCTCCACTGTAGATTTCTGACAAGGACCTCGATAAACTTCACAGCTGTTATGGAAATGTTTCGAACTATCTCCTTCCTGTTTGCAAGAACTGCCTTTCACATCAGATATCACACGTAACCATCGTCTACCTGTGTCACTGGTTCATTTTACTGCTACTGTCTACTGGTTTAATGTTCAATtagaactgaaacacacacatatgtccCCAACACTGGCGATGGACTCACCTGTCTGTAAGACAGATACGCCTCCCACAGATACACGGTCCATGAAAAGCCCAGAACAGCATAAAAGATCTGCTTTTCCACCGGGAGGTCGAGTATAGTCTCCACCATGTTCGCTCTGTTGTTGGTCTGTGTTGATGGAACAGGGCTGACTAGCTCGACAGGCTAACGCTACCTAGCCTGACTGACTGTTAGCTTGAGGCTAGCAGCTACTTAGCTCCCGCtctacacagaaacacaggcaggctgaaaacaaagagaagcgTCTCCACGTTAGAGTCACAGACACGGGCCGACGTTAACTCGGGAAATGTCCGCATCAGATTTCCATTCCTGGGGTCGAGGCTTCTACCGCTAATATCTTTCCATTCATGAGAAGATGAGAGCCTGTCGGCAAAGTGCGGCGACGAATTGTGACCCCGCTGAAACAACGACTATAACAGGAGTTCCGCTACAGAGGCGAAACaacactttgtgttttcagattgaATTCACAGCTTCATGGTCACTACCGGTGTCTCTAACTACTCTAGTGAATAAACCAGCCAACTGATGGAGAACTGTAGACAGggtgttaaaaaaaagttcctcATTATCTTTGGGGTTTTCAGTTTCCAGATGCTGTGAATGATTAACTACTTTAAAGCATGATCATTGAACGGAAAGCGTAAAGAACAGAAGCTTTAAGTCAAATACAAGTGTACCACACTCACACCTCTGCAGAAAGAACACCCAGTCTATGAAGAACACGTGTCACACATGTAGTATTTACATAGAATGCCCTTGTGTGCTCATAGGAATCAAGTCTAATCTATATGAGCATGTGTTGAACCTCTGTGTCTATCAGTTTGCAGCtaatcatgattattattataattactatttaattatgaattattagCAGCATCCTGTCTTCCATTAACTAATGCTGGTAAAATGAATAACACTGTGACATCTATGTATCGATATTAGGCACTTGTTTAGATATGTGCTACAGAAATAAACCTTTATTACTGTTCTTAtaatttttaataattaatatataatttaattacaACCAGTCTGAAATTGATTAAACATGACAATTACACAACTGTACCTTCGTTACAACCTTTGTTATCATTCATTTTAAGACTACATTTCAGCAAAGGGACCCTATTCATTATATGGAACATATTAACATACTGTTCAACAAACTAACAAGTACTCAAATTTCCCCAAACTTACATGCAACACAGTGAACCTGGGGATTTTGGGGTCTGGGCCCTAACCCAAATTACTAAATTTACAAGACTGTAAATTGAATTGCttatatatatcttttaaaaGAGAACAAATTGTAACaatgaaatatgttaaaatgaaaaaacaatctACATACAGCttataaatattgaaatagTGTTAATCTTCCAAATGTTTCTGAAATAACTGATATGTTCATACCTAAAACCTTCAATACACATTTCAGCCAGCATAGTATGTTACACATATATTGCTGtatgttcatttttattgagTCTTCTTTGCATTATGATCTGCCTCAATATTGTTTTTAGAATACACCCAGCACAGCAAACGTATCCAAAATGTCTACTGTGACTTTACAAACTTGGTTTAATAAAGGTTCATTTCCAGAAACCAAAAAGCTAATGGCTTAATTTCATatccacatttattttattagaaAGTGTTACATACATGTCTGCCAACATCTGTCCACTGCTTCCCAACACTGGTTTAATACAAACTGAGGTGAAAAATAACCAAACATATTCCTCAAGATCGTTGTAGTcgggaaatgtttttttcagtcacATTTTCACATGAGTAAAAAGGCTTTGCATTACGCTACTGACCATTTCTAACAATCTGAAAATATGTACATTTATCTCAGAGAGCTATAGTATATACACTTGTAATGATGAGTTAACATATGTGTTATCTGAATGCCTTCCTAACAtgtcttcaaaaaaaaaaaaaaaaaatctcaggtTTGATGTGCACTGTTTAAGCTTGATTTATCTTATGCTAATTTCTACAATGCTTCAATTTGGCACcttgaaaaacaaagagcaaaaaAACCCATAATACTAtcattgtgggaaaaaaaatactgttaGACAGTTTGTTATAAGACAGAGTAATTTGCAATAGCCATGAGAAATAGGTGCTCAGTTCAACTAACTTCCAAGAAGCAGTTTGCTGTTGTTGGGGTCTGATGGGAAGAGGTCAGGCAGGGTGGTGGTGCACACAGGTCTCCCCAGGACCACCACAGGTCTGAGGTACTGAAGCTGCTTAATGGCCAGGTCCCCACACCCAGCCAGAGCTTTGTCCAGGATGGACTTCAAGTTTTGGACTGACGTGAAGTCCCCAGTCATGGCGTGGGGCTTCAGCAGAGGGGAATGTGTGCGTCTGCTGCGGGTGTGAGAGATTCCCAGCTGGTTGTTCTCTTTAACAGAGCAGCTGCGTCTGAAAGCGTCTCGCCGTTTCACTGCTCCTGGGTTTTTGTCTTTCGGGGAGGAGTCTTGTATGAACTTGAGGAATGAGGACTCAAAGCCAATAGGCTTATAAGCAGCAATGTCAAAAGGGCGTGGAGAAGGGCTACGAGGCTGAGGGTCTATCACGTTCGACGGCTGCTCAGACAGCTCATTTTTCCTTTTAAGTGGCTGGCGAACAGCAAAAGTGGCCGCTGTTGCTGAGCCGTTTACCATTTTACCGCCATCCTTGTTGCTCAATGCATCTTGGAAGCTCTCTTCAGTAGTGAAGCGCAAGGAGCATGGTGGTGAGAGGTCGACAGTGACGGGACGAAGCAGAGGTTTGATCTTATCCCAGCTTAATCTCTCATCCTGTTTCGGAATgatgtgtgcagctgcagccgAGTCTTCAGTGTGCCCCCCGGTGCTTGGTTCACCATACAGCACCTCATCTGCAACAACAAGGACGCCATTTCTCTCAACAGGTggcagcacctcctcctcctcctcctccccatcctCTGGAATTCCCAGTGGATGGTGATTATCTTCATCCAGTGTTTCTTCCTTGATGGACAGCAGGCTCATGGTTGCAGCCTGCCCCCCTGTATTTTCTGCCTCTGCCTTACACTCAATCTTCACAGTTGGCCTGGCCGACTTCCTCTGAATCAGTGCCTCCAGCTTTTCAGCGTTAAAAACAAGCTTGTCTTGATTCTTAACAAGATGCTCTCGTCCCATGCGGTGAACCCGCAGGTAGTGGCGGTGCAAACTCTTGACGTACGTGACGACAGAATCGCAGTTCTGAACCATACAAGGGTACGCCTCACGCATGCAGCGGTCTTGGCACATCTGTAGCGCTTCTTCATAAGACCTATAGACCAGAGGTTTCgtcccctctttctttttttctccagacgtttttctctcctcaagACTCTGCTCTGCCACTTCTTCTGACTTTGTGGTTACTTCAGATTCGGGACTGGAAGCCTGCGCCGTCGGTGAACCAGGAGCTTCTTTCTCAGAACTCTGTGGTGTGACGATGAGTTTCTTTTGGCATCCAGTAACAGACTTTTTGTGAGTGCTCTGAAGACGTACCACCAGTGAATCGTAGTACTCACAGTGACTAtatagtgtgtgttttttcagtgcttcattgttgcagaataCTTTTGTGCAGCCTTCGAACTTGCACTTTATCAGCTCAGGTGGCTGAGAGTGGCAGTCCCGAGTGTGACGCACCAGGCTGCTTTTCAGGTGGTACGAGGCTCTACAATTGGCAAAGTGACATTTGTATTGGGGCTGAGGCTCATCTGAGTTTGGAGGAGGCCTTTTCTTGGCCGGCTCTTTTTTGACTTCTGGACTGTGGTGCACGTCAAAGTCTTTTTCCAACAAGAGCTGAGAGCGATTGTAATGATGCACCAACTGTAGGTGGCGCACAAGGCCTCCCTGGGTGGAAAAAGCTGCATCACAGTTTTTTGCTACACAATGAAAGGGCTTACTGAATTTATCTAATATATAGCAGAGATTACTTTTAGATACCAAACGTCTTGTACTTCTGACCTGCTTTGTATTCTTCTCCTCAGTTTCTTCCTCTCGACTATCTGCTTCGTCCTCACCTTCCTCTTCAGATGGAGAATGATTGtcaattttttttccattttcacttgtcgcggttgagttttttttcccgGGTTGAAGCTGcaacttctctttcttcttcacttTTAGACCTCGATTCGTCACCTGCTTTTCAGACACAGATCCACAGCTTACTTTGTCCACCTGTGCCGAACTTATCTTATGTATCTGAAGGTAGTGGGCCCgcaaaacacttttttgtctGTGACTCTTGGAACAAAGATGGCAGACGTAGGGCTTAAAACATGTGGTTTTCAAAGAAGTCAACGTTCTCGCCTGTTCAACGGTTCGACCGTGTTTGGTGTTATAGTGTCGCTGTAAGCTGTAACTCTGAGCAGTCCTGAAGTCGCAATATTCTATCTGACAGATATACGGCTTAGCATTAGCTAATGATTCAATACCACCTTCTTCATTGGCTATCGACgtttgttcagttttgattttgaCTTTTTCCTCAGGCAGGTGTGGAGGTCTCTTCTGGAGCAGTACAACAGGAGGCTTCGCCATGATCGCCTGATGAAGAGACATTTGTGATGTATTAGATTCTGGGTCGGTCTGAGTGGACTCACCTGACACACTTTGAGGGGATGAGGAATTCAGGTTCAATTTACTGAGGCCAATGAGAATCTCTTTTAAagcatcattatttatttggaGGCTTGAAgagtttgtttcattgtttttgggatgatttctttcttttccatcttCCACAGGTTGAAACGGTGTTGATAGCTCATGATTCCCTTTCTCCTCATCGTCTGGCTCAGTTTCAGCCCTTGCCCCTTTGGACTTTGAGCCCTgctctttttcatgtttgtattctttgttCTCCAGTTTAAGATGCTCTGGGTGGGCACATTTCAGATGTCTCTGAACGTCTCTAGCTCTGGAGAAAGTCATGCCGCACTTCTCAAAGCCGCAGGTGAACTTGCTTCCATCAAAACACACAGCCACCAAGGTCATTGTTGGTTTTGATTCTTTGTGGTCAGACTCTTGCAAAGGGGAGGCACAACTCACAGAGGGAGAGCTCAGGATATCTCCACTTACAATCTCTTCTGAATCAAGCAACTTATTAAGGCGGACTAGTGGTTCACTAACAGTCTTGAAAAGTTTCCGCTTTGCCTTCCTCTGAGCCTCGAAGTCGTCTTCAGAGAAGGTAATGTTGTGTGTGGATAAATGCTTTATAAATTCCTTTttggataaataataattactaCATTCAGCGCTGGAGCAGGTAAATGCTGCGTCTCTGAAATGCTGTGCTTCATGGTGATAGATTTGTCCCAAGTCAGAGCAAGTGACGTAACAACCTTTGAGCTCGCACTGGAAGTTGAGCTGAAATCCAtgggtctgtttgtgtgtgacaagTTCGTTGGAAGTTCTGAACTGAGCACCACAGCCTATAACCACACACATGTAAGGCAACTCACCATAGTGAACCCTTCGATGTTTGCGGTGGTGGTAAGCAGAGACAAAATGGCGCCTACAGAAGACACACTTCTCCCGCTTGTCTTTCATCTGATGAAAATATTTCACGTTCTCGTCGCCTTTATGTTCTGACTTTAAGTGGACATATAAGTACTTGGAATGCTTAAATATTCGAGTACACCCAGTTCCTGGGCACGGATACTCATCCCGGTTCTGCAGTTTGAAGTGTTGGTCGATATAATCGAAGGTTACATGCTCGTCGTCGTCCACATACTTCTCTTTTACAGTCTTTGCTTGCTGCACAATGTGCTCCAGCACATCTGGATCGTGTGTGGATTTGTAATAGAGCATTAAAGAAGGGTCAATGGTGATCTCACCTGGTTCAatgtcatcatcctcctcctctaccgGTTTCTCCTTGTCCTCTTTCTTTACGTTGTTATTGTTAAGATGTGTTTCACTCAGAATGTGTTGTTTCATGTGAGGAACGAGTTCCTTTCTGCTCTCAAACCTTTCCAGGCACACAGGGCACGGGTGGCtgttgtcctctgtgtgtctaATGGAGTGGTGAACCAGTTGGGTTTCAGTGACCGACCTCTTACAAATCTTACAGCAGAACTTGCGTTTCTTTGCCTCCGATTCCCCTTGGGCTTCTAAGTTAGACACAGGCTTTGTATCCTGTCGCTCATGACCATCAAGACTTCCATTTGACCTCCACTGATGCTCAGTTTCTACTTTCACTGCGACTTCCTGTGGCTCCTGTTTAAACTGCTCATGTTTGTCCACCAACTCATCCTCTTCCCCTTCTGACTCTGGGATTATCCCGAGAAGTGAGACGCAGTGATACTTCAGAGTCTTCCAGTCCCAGAATTCAGGGTCGAAAGGCCAGTAAGCTTTCAGAGCTAGCAGCAACTCGCAGCGTAGGGAGTTGGGAATGACTTCATTTTCCTGGTCAAACTTTTGGTCTGGCCGTAAATGCAGCTCCTCAAGACAGCTGAATACCTCCTGACTGGGGCCAAGCAGGAACTCTGTGAGTTGGCAGGCACGCAACACCTCAAGGTCGTCTGGAAGAAGACAGGACATTGTTTTGCAAACAGATATCCTTGTATCTGAGTCTTTCTGCTTTGGAAGTTGCAGGGCTTTGACACAAAGTTCGACTGAAGCAGGTACCCCCACGTCCTCTGCCTGAAAATAGAGGGATATATCATTAGCATTGAGCaaatatctatttatatttacaattaTTATTCCAAATAACTAATATATGGGTAAATCCCAGAATAAGTAACACTTGATAAAATCCTGTATATGCATTTCTGTCAGCCAGATCAATAAATCTGAATTGGGTCCCCAGTATTAGTTCAAAAACTAGCCAGCCCTCCTGCAGATGGAGGTGGTAATGGACTTGAAGCTGTCTGCTAACCATAACTTCAGCAATTTAGTTGTTAAGAGACAACAATTACAGTTTAGCAGATGTGAGCCAAAAACCATCGTCACACAAATGCATGAATGAATCTTATCTTAGTTGAACTCTTTTAGacaattaataaaaacacacaaacttaacAGGCTTTTTTGTTCCTGTGGCTCCTTAGTACCTGGAACAACTGAACTATGAAAGGTTTCATGATATGAACAATTTGGCCGTTCACGCTCACCTCAGCCTGAATCACACGGACTAGGTAAAGCAAGTGGTGGACTGTTTTGGCAATGGCACCAAGCTGAAGGCATCGTTCCAGAAGAGACAGCAACGAGGGGTCAATCCTTTTCTGAAGTTTACTCCACAACTGAGTCAACTCcctttttgagaaaaaaaagggtcaattataatatttattaatcACCTGTGACATCTTGTCTGACTGCTGCCAATACTTTCAAAACATCAATAATTTAACCCTTACACATGTAATCCACCCAACCCTTGGCCCTTAGCAGGAACTACTCACCAGGAGCAGTAATGactctgctgctgaagctgctgagtCAGGAAAGTTGTGCACAAGATGAAGGCAGtattctcctccccctctgtctccaaGTTGCATGTGATCTCCAGGACATCCTTGCAGTCAAGTCTAGAAATCTGTGAGGAGAGTAAACAATGTGAATCCAGGGCAATTGAAATTGGTTGAAACATGACTGACAATGATCTCAAAGGAAAATCAGGATCAAAGTTTTgtcatcaaaatgtatttaaacctCAGCAGCCAGCATTCATGACACATTATGTAACAGTAGTGAAGGAACTTTATCTCATGTCACACCAGACACCTGAGTCTCTCACAAAGAAACAGCAGACAAATCTGAAGTGAGGATCTTTtgattttgtgtgtctttggaaGAGCTTTATGACCCTAAGAGTTTACTGTCTAGACCTACAGTCAGCAGCTCTGAAGGCCTGGGTATTCAAAACCCCAAATACAAGTTTTTCAACAGACAGCATACCAAGAACAGATGGGGGAATGAGGTTGAGCCAGAAGCAAACAATGAGGACACATGTCAGTGAGTATGCACAGCAATTCCTAATTTGTGTAGCTCTGTtcaagaaggaaaaaaactatGCATACCATTGTCTGAGTCACACACTCTAAACTTTAAACTACTCCCTCAAACACTGGTGACTGTGGAAAATGAGTCCTTCCACATGTTGACAGGACTGTGCAACTGACACGAGGggcacaaatacaaacacatcacTGAACAAAACAGCATCGTGCCAACAACTGAACATGTAGTAATACCTCCATGATGGCTTCTTCACTGGGCAGCAGGTGACAGAGCAGGGAGACGTATGTTTGGCGAAAAGTAGCCTGGTTGGAGATGAAGCTGCATTCGGTGCAGGCTTTAGCCAGAACCACAGCCTTGGCAACTTCACCCATcttttccagatgtttcactCGCATCTCCATGAAGCCCTCGCCCTCCAAGGTGATATATGCATCAACTAGAGACAGTATACAAACAAATCCTGTTGGAGCAGAGTACCACAACAAGTGTAATGTGCACTAAAATACACCTGTCTCTAAATAACTTAATAAAGTCACTGGACTCCCAACCTTCTTCTGGGTTGGTGAGCTGGCCGCTGAGAAGTGAGTTGAGAACGGGGTTGCTCCAtgctcctccctctcctgtgATCTGGAGTAAAGCTTGGAGGTCTGTACTGCCGTACCGTAATAAGGTATCATGGGCATTctgcaataaaaacacaaaaaagattgaaatataaaaataaatacttttcagACTCAGTTGTGGTGCCTCTACTGCCATGTGATAATGTCACATGATGGTGTATTTTACAAGAGACCAACTCAAAAAAGGTCATTAATTCACATACTACACTAATGAATTTAATTTTCCTTTTCCTGTGTGGAGATGGGAGAAAACAATTCAGTGTCATGTCTGGAGGAAATCAGACATGAGGCCGAACAGTTCAATCTTGATTTCATCAGATCAGACTAGAGGACCCTTTTTTCTCACAATCTGAGTCTTTCAGATATGTCTTGATTTTGAGTGTCTCTCACTGAGGAGAGACTTCAGTCTGGACACTACCATGAAAGTAAAGTGCTGCAGTGATGGTCGTAGTACTGAGAGTTTCTGCCATCTCCACACGCAATCTCACGATGTGTTTTGAGAATTTGGCTTACTAAGAATTACTAAAAATTCTATAGAGTTATAAAGTCTTTGTAGATTGATAAGTGAAATAGGTTCAaccttgagtccaactgaataTTTGTACGAAGTCTGAAGAAATTCATTCAAAGTGTTCTTGAGGTATTGCGTTCAAAAGAATTGGAACCCAGACTGTCAGTGTGCAGTTAGCATGATCACGTGATCTACGCAGCAGAGTTAATGTGTAACTTCCTGGAAGACGGCTTCTGCGTTCTGAAACAAGGTCGTCTTACCTGAACAGAGTGGTGAAACTGAACCCAGGCTTCGTATGGGATTTCATTCTCAGGCACTGACAGCAACAATTCAAAACAGCTCCTGAAAGAAACCAACACAACGCTGCTTCAGT contains:
- the rlf gene encoding zinc finger protein Rlf, producing the protein MAASNVEPEQEWSDRALDTAEDTLVAMETLLATLRAFEDVLRQQETSTASSTEYCDNFCQALIHYAGSRNSMEHGLPLLEVYCLSINCFAAARSHLTAESDKVALVLKRLALSCFELLLSVPENEIPYEAWVQFHHSVQNAHDTLLRYGSTDLQALLQITGEGGAWSNPVLNSLLSGQLTNPEEVDAYITLEGEGFMEMRVKHLEKMGEVAKAVVLAKACTECSFISNQATFRQTYVSLLCHLLPSEEAIMEISRLDCKDVLEITCNLETEGEENTAFILCTTFLTQQLQQQSHYCSWELTQLWSKLQKRIDPSLLSLLERCLQLGAIAKTVHHLLYLVRVIQAEAEDVGVPASVELCVKALQLPKQKDSDTRISVCKTMSCLLPDDLEVLRACQLTEFLLGPSQEVFSCLEELHLRPDQKFDQENEVIPNSLRCELLLALKAYWPFDPEFWDWKTLKYHCVSLLGIIPESEGEEDELVDKHEQFKQEPQEVAVKVETEHQWRSNGSLDGHERQDTKPVSNLEAQGESEAKKRKFCCKICKRSVTETQLVHHSIRHTEDNSHPCPVCLERFESRKELVPHMKQHILSETHLNNNNVKKEDKEKPVEEEDDDIEPGEITIDPSLMLYYKSTHDPDVLEHIVQQAKTVKEKYVDDDEHVTFDYIDQHFKLQNRDEYPCPGTGCTRIFKHSKYLYVHLKSEHKGDENVKYFHQMKDKREKCVFCRRHFVSAYHHRKHRRVHYGELPYMCVVIGCGAQFRTSNELVTHKQTHGFQLNFQCELKGCYVTCSDLGQIYHHEAQHFRDAAFTCSSAECSNYYLSKKEFIKHLSTHNITFSEDDFEAQRKAKRKLFKTVSEPLVRLNKLLDSEEIVSGDILSSPSVSCASPLQESDHKESKPTMTLVAVCFDGSKFTCGFEKCGMTFSRARDVQRHLKCAHPEHLKLENKEYKHEKEQGSKSKGARAETEPDDEEKGNHELSTPFQPVEDGKERNHPKNNETNSSSLQINNDALKEILIGLSKLNLNSSSPQSVSGESTQTDPESNTSQMSLHQAIMAKPPVVLLQKRPPHLPEEKVKIKTEQTSIANEEGGIESLANAKPYICQIEYCDFRTAQSYSLQRHYNTKHGRTVEQARTLTSLKTTCFKPYVCHLCSKSHRQKSVLRAHYLQIHKISSAQVDKVSCGSVSEKQVTNRGLKVKKKEKLQLQPGKKNSTATSENGKKIDNHSPSEEEGEDEADSREEETEEKNTKQVRSTRRLVSKSNLCYILDKFSKPFHCVAKNCDAAFSTQGGLVRHLQLVHHYNRSQLLLEKDFDVHHSPEVKKEPAKKRPPPNSDEPQPQYKCHFANCRASYHLKSSLVRHTRDCHSQPPELIKCKFEGCTKVFCNNEALKKHTLYSHCEYYDSLVVRLQSTHKKSVTGCQKKLIVTPQSSEKEAPGSPTAQASSPESEVTTKSEEVAEQSLEERKTSGEKKKEGTKPLVYRSYEEALQMCQDRCMREAYPCMVQNCDSVVTYVKSLHRHYLRVHRMGREHLVKNQDKLVFNAEKLEALIQRKSARPTVKIECKAEAENTGGQAATMSLLSIKEETLDEDNHHPLGIPEDGEEEEEEVLPPVERNGVLVVADEVLYGEPSTGGHTEDSAAAAHIIPKQDERLSWDKIKPLLRPVTVDLSPPCSLRFTTEESFQDALSNKDGGKMVNGSATAATFAVRQPLKRKNELSEQPSNVIDPQPRSPSPRPFDIAAYKPIGFESSFLKFIQDSSPKDKNPGAVKRRDAFRRSCSVKENNQLGISHTRSRRTHSPLLKPHAMTGDFTSVQNLKSILDKALAGCGDLAIKQLQYLRPVVVLGRPVCTTTLPDLFPSDPNNSKLLLGS